The segment GTTTTGATTCCATTGCACCTACGTTGGCTGGAACTGACAGGACTTTCCCCGTGTCTCGCTAATTTGTCTGATTCCATGTCAGTGTCTTGGTCTGCCTAACTTAGGGTGACtggatgtcccgattttatagggacactcccgatctttgggtctttttcttatattggctcctattacccctcaccccctgtcctgatttttcacatttgctgtctggtcaccctagcctgacTTTCTGATCTCAACTCTCAAGCTGCTACTTTTAATTTAGGTGTAAAGAGGCATTAAAATGTGTGACCAACATTTCCGGTTTCTTAACAAAGACCAAATCTGCCATAGGAACAAATACAGAAAGGTTCTCCTTGTCCCTTGGGGAGGACTTTCCTGGCTCATGATAGGAGCGTTTCTCCTTCGCGCCAGATGCTGTGATGAGCTGGAAAGGAGATACACGTGTTTGATGATCATGTGTTCCAAATGACATGAGGCATTTCGCAAATGGGCGTGTGCTGTCGCTGCTGCTTTCAGATCATGGTTCAGCAGATTAGTTAGAGGGAACAACCTAATTACATGACTGCTAATTGCTAGTAGAACCCTGTTAAAAATGCCTTCTCTGGTTCCTCAGGCTAGTCTCAGCCTGTAGCTTTCGCTGGTGCGATGGGCCCAGGGTAAGATGCATCTCTTGCTGCGAGCTGAGGTGCACGTCGATGTCTCCTTGTGGGTTTCTGGGTTATGGGGAGAGGAGAACACACTGGACCTGTTGCCTGTAGCGTGTCTCGTTTCACAACCAGGCATGCACCCAGTACCGGGTGCCAATGGAGCTCTGGTGCCAGCCCCACACTCAGAAGTGGCCCTGGTGCCCAGACCATGGCACTGCCCTCCACTCCACTTGTGTTCtgccctgaggctctgcccccactcagcctcttccccctgaggtcctgcccactccctgctctctcctgtccACTCCCTCCGTCCATCTCTGCAAGCAGCAGGACAAGGTctcccccaggggaaggggaggaaggagaggccAATTGAGGGATGGGCCTTGGtcggggaggcaggggaggggacacAGTCTGGATGCCGGGGCCCACAAAATATTAATCTAGCCATGCATGCAGAAGTCACCTACCTTACGCTGTGAGTTTTTCGCTAATGCGTATTTGGGGCTGGGCCCTGTGAGGGacgactgctctcagctctcaccaGCTTCAGTGAGAGTTGAAAGCACacaagcccagatcctcaaaggtatttaggcatggAACTCCcatttgagggtctgggcctcaGCATCTTGTCTTGTGGGGCTAGGTTCTGGGAAGGAGCGAGGCTGAGATTCAGCATGAACATGTGTTGCCATTTCACACTCATTGCACACAAAGCACAAATGAAAGATTCTCCTGTGATGCAAACTCTCAGGGGTCCTTAAATCCAGCTGGGCAcaacctccccccagcacagtgTCACCCTCTGGCGAGCATAAGCCATGCCCAGTTGCTCTTTCAGAGGGACTGCACAGATTTCCTAAGAGAAAAGGGAAGGCCAAGGTATGAGGTCACATAGCACTTGGCTGGCAAAGTGATCAGCATTAGAAGAGGCAGAAATGAAGCCCAATGTCCTAGTGTCTCTCTATAACCATGCTTGGCTTGTCAGTTCTTCTGAGAGTTGGATGTAAGCACTTCCTGTTGGACAAAGGGGTTAGTGCAGAGAGAGAGTTGATGGAAAGGCACAGGAAGAGATGCTAGTTCACATTTCTGTACATTCACATACTTGCTTGTGGGTGGCTGGGATGGCAGAAAGTGCAGCATGGGTTGTGGTGTGCCAGACTTAGACGATAGCACCAGCACTCCCTGGTACAATGCAACCCATGCCTGGCCTACTGCACCCTCTGCCGTCCCCACCCTGGGCCACTCCTGAGTAGaggaacagatttatttgggcataagctttcgtgggtaaaaaaacacttcttcaggtgcacggaatgaaagttacagatacaggcattatATCAGGAGAcataatttgggcttgaatagggactgggagtggctggcttattacagaagcagctttgcctctcctggaattgacacctcctcatctattagtgggaatggaccacatccacctgaccgaattggccctgtcaacactggttctcctcttgtgaggtaactcccttctcttcatgtgtcagtatgtgcccaaataaatctgttagtctttaagatgccactggacttcttgttgtttttgtggataaagactaacacggctacctctgaTTCCTGAGcagagggcttgtcttcatgtacagtggTGCAGCCACCATACTGCCATCCCACCAATGTAGCACTGCCTTCCCGGGAGTTAGGTTAGTATAACTACATCACCCAGGGAAGTGGATTTGTCGCACCCTTGAGCGACGTATTTATACCGATATGGGGCTGTAGCGTAGACCTGGTCCTAGTGTTGAATAGTGCTAAACAGTGCAGTGATTCTGCCATGGAAAGAAATATCTCCGGGGGGTAAGGCTATTTACTACTTTGGGGTAGGAACTGTCTCTGTTTTAGGACATTTATCCAGAGTCTCCATCCACCTCCTTATCATCACAACACACAATGCAATATCACAGAACGCATAAATGATAAGAACACTAATTTCCACTTGTGGCCTAGCTCTGAGGCCTCCCAAGTGTGACAGACTGATGCAGCATTCAGATTCTCTCTCCAAGTGTACATTGATTTTATCTATTGTATTGAGTGGCAGAAGAGTTTGAATTCTTTATTGTAACAGTTTGGCTCCCCTGGCACATGCTGTTTGTGGATACCGCGTGGTTAATGCAATGCACTTGCAAAGGTGAATTTCAGCGTAATACATGAGTTGCAGAGAAAAAAGCTCTCCTGTAACTGACTctaatttaatttctatttttgttgtcctttagGAAGCAAACTGCTGATTTTGGTGCTTTGCTTGAACATCCAGTCGGAAGTGGAATCTTGCCCCGGGGCGTGTGTATGCTACAGTGAACCCAAGATCACAATAAGCTGTCAGCAGCAGGGACTGACTGTAATCCCCACTGAGATCCCCATACAGACCCAGCGCATCTTCCTGCACAACAACAAGATAACCCTGGTGAGATCCACCAGCTTCACTTCCTGCCGCAACATGACTATCCTTTGGATCCACTCCAACAACATTAGCCTCATCGAGTCTGGGGCATTTTATGGGCTTGACAAACTGGAGGAGTTAGACCTCAGTGACAATGTGAACTTGAAGTCCATCAATCCCACCACTTTCCGGGGACTCATTCACCTTCACGCCTTACATCTGGATCGCTGTGGGCTCCTGGAGCTTTCCACAGGGCTTTTCCGAGGGTTGTTCTCCTTGCAGCATCTCTACCTTCAGGATAATAACCTGCAGAACCTGCTGGATGACACTTTCCTAGATCTTGCAAATCTAACCTACCTGTTTTTGCATGGTAATAAAATTAAGAGCTTGTCAGAGAATGTCTTTCGTGGGCTGATCAACCTGGATCGGCTCCTGTTGCACCAGAACAGAGTCAGCCTGGTTCACCGCAGGTCTTTTCATGACCTGGGGAAAGTGATGACCTTGTATCTGTTCAATAACAACTTGACAGTGCTCACTGGAGAAACGATGGCTCCTTTGGTCTCCCTCCAATACCTTCGTTTAAATGGCAACCAGTGGATCTGTGATTGTCAGGCTCAGTCCCTCTGGAATTGGTTTAAACAGTTTAAAGGATCGTCGTCGGAGCTGGAGTGCCATCTGCCCAGTAACTTGGCAGGGAGAGACCTCAAAAGACTGCAGAGCAGCGACTTGGAAGGATGTATGGACTCTTTCAATCAGATAAGAACAAGTGTTTTTAGTACTAAGACCAGATCTGGCAAACTGCCAACCACCGACTCCCCTCTAAATTCCCGGGATGGCGCCCAGAAGTGCTGTCAGCCGGAAATGGATAAATCCTTTATTTATGAAGCCAAGGGCAAGGCAGGTTCATCTTCACACAGCAGCCGGCCATCCCCCAACAACCCTTTCAAAGACAAGGAGAACATGTCCAAAACCAAGTACATTGAAACAGACCCTTCCAAAAATGGGAGCAACAAGCAGATAAACGACTCCCCTTTTGGGACCTTCCCCAGCATTGTAGACCCTCCCTTGACCAAGTTGAAACCAGAATTCCTAGGTCCCATTCAACCCTCCACAGTCCCAACCAAAAAGAGGCAGGGGTGCTCGAAAAAAAACAAGTCGAAGGCCCAGTGCCGCCTCACCCAGCAAGCAAACAGCTCCACATTACAGCCAAGCCTAAGTATTTTGCTTCCCCTCTCGGTGTGGAGCTTACTGTTGTTATGCTAAAAGCAACTCTTTCCCTTGGCCAATGACACGTTAACACCAGAATTTTGCTGACCTCCATTAATGTTGCAAGAGTGAAGCAAACTGCTATACACCCCGAGAAAGCTTTGTTAACTGGATgcctttataaaaaacaaaaaaaagacaaaaccaagATGTACATAATTTATTTGTCCTGAAACCTGTGAGTTATACCTTTTGGTCTTTGGAACTGCACTTACTCACATAGCAGCTGTTGCTACAGCAGATGGTAAAGAAATagaattaacacacacacacaccccccccccaaaagagtATGTAAGAAAATGGTCCTGAAAGAATGTTTAAAATTTGTTTGTAACTTGAACTCATACTGAACGGTGTTGCAAGTTCCCATTTGCGGAGGTGATGCATTCGATGCTACTTTACTCCTATGTTTATGAATATTGCAGTTTTACCGTGTTCATTTCCGTCATGCCATGTTTATGGGCAGCATTTGTTAAAGAACGCTGCCTTTTCCTTCACTCAGATTGCAGTATATATagatatgcattttattttacttgtgtACAAgtatacaaaaaatataaaataaagatttctttttccTAAGCCGTCAGCAGCCACAAGAGGCGAAGCATGCTGGTTAACTGAAAAGCTTGGAAAATGAAAAGGGGGGTCAGATCTTCTCATTTAATTCTCAGGCCTGGGAGGTAGGGTCCAATATTTAATGTGAAAGCAATAAATGAGACATACATTGCACCATTATGCAACCTTTAATTGGCACCAACAAAGGATTTCCTTGCATGAAACAGACTGTGCTAATGCTCTAGCTTCCCTTCCCACCTGTTCCACAGCTTCCCCCAACATCTCATGTATATTTCAAGATGTTCAGAATAGCTGGAAATATTAACCCAGCCCCCTCCAAGCCAAATCTTCCAAACTCTTTGGTGTAGGACTGATGATGAAGCAATCCTGAGCACTCACAGGAGtcacaaggggtatttctcttTAGGCCTGTACCAATTACTGAATCCAGCCCTGGGATTAAGGAATCTGCCTGCTAATAGTCAGGAAGTGTTTCCAGAGCAATGCTGTGTTCACATTTGGACAGAAAATTATGGAATGAAAGTGAAGATAGCTATGAGACACATCGAGGAAAGAACCAAAGAATAGAACAAGACGGGCACTGGCATGCAAAGCTTTGGTCTAACTCTGGCTGTTGGGTTTGGCGTggggctgtctgtctgtctatctgtctggcattggtggtctgtgatatacaggagatcaggtTGGATgacatggtggtcccttctgcccttaaaatctatgactccaTTGTTAAGCACTAAGCAGGGGAGTTTCACAAGTAAATATTTGCTGTAGTAGAGCAAAAATGTCTGCACTGATGCACCAACAACATCCAAGTTCAAAACACACTCCAACCTGTGAAGGCCACTCCCACATCCACATCCAAGCCTCATGAGTGGCTTGTGTCTCTGaactgggccaaacctgaatCCCGTGTCTGAACCCCCATGAATGTCATGGTTACTCCAATCCAGCCCCGAGCCCTGGCACATCCCATGAGGCAGAAACCCCAAGCCTGGCACCTCTTGCGGGGCTGGCGCCCCAAGCCCTGGGGCTCCAGGAAGTATTTTGGAGAGAATTTAAGCTCTGGGTATGGTCTGCAGTGGAGCAGGCTCGGAGAAGCTTTGGGAGAACGATCTATAGTGTGAGGATGCTGAAAAGGGGgggcaaaatgtgtgtgtggggtggggagaggcacccagataccatggtgatgggcctGTTCCAAAGTTATTTCAGTTCTGGGTAAGCAAGTTGAAGTTAAGGATCATGACCCCATTATCCAATGCGTAGACACCAAATGCTGCTataaccctcccaccccagctcacggGCTTGGGTTCAGGGCCCTGCTTTGCTTGCTGGGGCTTGGAATGACTGTGCTCAGTTTCTGTCACTCGCTGCAGTGGTCTCCTTTCTTCACCTGGGTTTCACCTCGCCTGGGAGGGCCAAGGGGTGGATGGTGTGGTTGGGATGCGACAAGTGGGACAGGATAGGACTAGAGCAAGGGTTGAGGGGGAGCTAGCCAGGAAGACCCGGGGTGGCTGAGgacagaggcagagaaggggcaggaggcTTTAGCTGTGTATTGGTGATGCTGATGTATAACAGCAGCTGGCTCATCCTTAATGCCTCTCATCCGAGGCTCTTAGACCCCTCCACAAAGACTAACCCCCATTTACAGCATCACAGAGACTAGGTGAGTTGCTCAAGTTCACAGagggaatcagtggcagagtcggGACTAGCACCCTGCTTTGTGCTAAGACCCCTCACTTCCTCGCCCCACAGCCACTGTTGTCAGGGACTTCTGGCCTGGGCTGAGGCTGCCCTGCAGGTGGGTTCTTGTGACAGACTTGGGAAGGGTGGCAGGGTGACACAACAGTGTATTTATTGCTAAAGTATAACCAGCCTCCCCCTGAACCCCTAGGCGCCTCCTAGCAGGAGCTGGGATCCTGCATGCGGCATTCCCAGCCAGTGCAGCATCTGTCCTCAATCGGGGCCCTAGGCCCACCATGGCACAGGGCCACCACCATAGCCCTCCCCTGCCTTGGAGCGGCAGCATGGAGGTTGTGAGTGCAGTTGTGGGGCTGCGTAGCTCATGATTTTACAGCCTGCAAGGAGATCATGGAATTAGCCCAATGCTGGGATGTTCCAAACAGGGTGTGAGTGTGGGGGGTGGCAGCGGGGATTCCTGCTTCAGGACAATTCCCGGCACTGGGCTGATCCAGCTATTCATGGGGCACTAGCGTTGCATGGGGCTGGCCAGCGAGGAGAAGGGGGCGGAGCTCACAACATGCAGCACTTAGACTCCCAGTCCAGTCTGCCCCACAGTGACCCCCACGTGTGCTACTGGTTTGGACACACGATTTCTAGAGCCAGCCTTTCGGGTCCTGATCCTGTATGGTGTGGCTTCCCCCGAGCACCCGGTGAGGTCACGGGGTCCTCAGTGCATCCCAGGATCAAGCGCTTCAGTCTGAGAGATCCAGCGGCTTTATGGCCCTGAAAGCTAGGATGAGGGGCGCAGCACAACGCTTGGAATAAACCCTGGGCCAGAAGAGCACGTAACGTTGGGTATGGCCTgtccccagagcagtgatgggtcAGTTTGCTGAAGCTGGactccta is part of the Chelonoidis abingdonii isolate Lonesome George chromosome 22, CheloAbing_2.0, whole genome shotgun sequence genome and harbors:
- the RTN4R gene encoding reticulon-4 receptor, translated to MKRAIAEGSKLLILVLCLNIQSEVESCPGACVCYSEPKITISCQQQGLTVIPTEIPIQTQRIFLHNNKITLVRSTSFTSCRNMTILWIHSNNISLIESGAFYGLDKLEELDLSDNVNLKSINPTTFRGLIHLHALHLDRCGLLELSTGLFRGLFSLQHLYLQDNNLQNLLDDTFLDLANLTYLFLHGNKIKSLSENVFRGLINLDRLLLHQNRVSLVHRRSFHDLGKVMTLYLFNNNLTVLTGETMAPLVSLQYLRLNGNQWICDCQAQSLWNWFKQFKGSSSELECHLPSNLAGRDLKRLQSSDLEGCMDSFNQIRTSVFSTKTRSGKLPTTDSPLNSRDGAQKCCQPEMDKSFIYEAKGKAGSSSHSSRPSPNNPFKDKENMSKTKYIETDPSKNGSNKQINDSPFGTFPSIVDPPLTKLKPEFLGPIQPSTVPTKKRQGCSKKNKSKAQCRLTQQANSSTLQPSLSILLPLSVWSLLLLC